One window from the genome of Pseudomonadota bacterium encodes:
- a CDS encoding multiheme c-type cytochrome, which translates to MKKIEPRIAAQTIALMRACLIVCVVAIISANTLELCCTRSVNAEERYKNVLQPGGSTEKMQESSKGCLDCHVKTDAPTMHENPAVQIGCAECHGGDPTIRANGLKTDDPAYQDAKRLAHVLPTHPESWPSSANPKNSYTELIKEPVEFVRFVNPGDLRAAPEACGGCHAKIVTAVKKSLMTTSAMFFGGAAYNNGLLPNKRYLLGEGYTRAGEPASLVHDGRPLTAQMRARGVLEKLLPLPTWEIFPPADIFRVFERGGIFNKTQFAEVGLPNSLEDSGRPDIRASNRGPGTGARIAVPLLNIHKTRLNDPHLSFLGTNDHPGDYRSSGCTACHAVYANDRDPLHSGPYAKYGHDGRSITTDPTIPKNEGGHPLKHVFTRAIPTSQCMVCHMHQPNMFLNTYLGYTMWDYEADAPKMWPEKQRYPTMEESFNSLKHNPEEAAIRGKWSDMDFLKRVSELNPELNTTQFADYHGHGWNFRAVYKRDRKGHLLDKDGKLVSFEDPNKFKKAVHLKDIHVDFGMQCVDCHFGQDTHGDGNIYGEVAQAVEIGCEDCHGDLTKRATLKTSGPAAPAGGNDLAVKRTPWGESQFAWLDNQLYQRSMVTKGMQWRVKQVRDSVDPESRDYNKRAADAKLVMKLTEGAETYKIAAAQQGTKPGFESKLAHPNSEMACFACHSSWTTACGGCHLPIQANWKSKVNHYEGKETRNWASYNPQVARDDMYQLGRHGPAKNGKIVPVRSSSALILSSVDANRQKVYFQQPPTSGGGYSSQAFAPHFPHTVRTTETKGCKDCHISKDNDNNAIMAQLLLLGTNFVNFMGYYTWVATSEQGVAGVQVTEWEEPQAVIGSYLQRYAYPDYFKAHQERGLELQESHEHHGVDGNTRAIQLRGEYLYTAAGQDGLRVYDV; encoded by the coding sequence ATGAAAAAGATAGAGCCACGAATAGCAGCCCAAACTATAGCTCTAATGCGCGCCTGCCTAATTGTCTGTGTAGTGGCTATTATATCGGCCAATACATTAGAGCTCTGCTGCACTAGGAGCGTTAATGCAGAGGAGCGCTATAAGAACGTGCTGCAGCCCGGGGGCTCCACTGAAAAGATGCAGGAGAGTAGCAAGGGATGCCTCGACTGCCACGTTAAGACCGATGCCCCAACGATGCATGAGAATCCAGCTGTTCAGATCGGATGCGCCGAGTGTCACGGTGGTGACCCAACTATTAGAGCAAACGGTCTAAAAACGGATGACCCCGCCTATCAGGACGCAAAGAGGCTTGCGCACGTTTTGCCGACGCACCCAGAGAGCTGGCCGTCCTCGGCTAATCCAAAAAACTCCTATACCGAGCTGATAAAGGAGCCGGTTGAGTTTGTGCGCTTTGTAAATCCAGGCGACCTGCGCGCAGCTCCCGAAGCGTGCGGAGGGTGTCACGCTAAGATCGTTACGGCGGTTAAAAAAAGCCTGATGACAACCTCTGCCATGTTCTTTGGAGGGGCGGCGTACAATAACGGACTCTTGCCCAATAAGCGCTATCTGCTAGGTGAGGGCTACACGCGGGCTGGAGAGCCAGCCTCTCTCGTGCATGATGGAAGGCCCCTAACGGCTCAGATGCGCGCGCGTGGGGTGCTTGAAAAGCTTCTGCCCCTTCCTACCTGGGAGATCTTTCCACCGGCAGATATATTTAGGGTCTTTGAACGGGGCGGAATATTTAACAAGACTCAGTTCGCGGAGGTTGGGTTGCCGAACTCCCTTGAGGATTCAGGAAGGCCGGACATTAGGGCCTCAAATCGTGGCCCTGGAACTGGCGCACGCATCGCTGTGCCGCTGCTGAATATCCATAAGACTCGCCTAAACGATCCGCACCTGAGTTTTCTTGGAACGAACGATCATCCGGGTGACTATAGAAGTAGTGGATGCACGGCCTGCCACGCGGTCTATGCAAATGATCGCGATCCGCTACACTCAGGGCCCTATGCTAAGTATGGACACGATGGCAGATCTATAACCACCGATCCTACTATTCCTAAGAATGAGGGGGGGCATCCCCTCAAGCACGTTTTTACCCGAGCAATTCCGACCAGTCAGTGCATGGTGTGCCATATGCACCAGCCTAATATGTTCTTAAACACCTACCTCGGCTACACGATGTGGGATTATGAAGCTGACGCTCCAAAGATGTGGCCTGAGAAGCAACGTTATCCGACGATGGAGGAGAGCTTTAACTCACTTAAACATAATCCCGAAGAGGCTGCTATTCGCGGCAAGTGGAGCGATATGGATTTCTTAAAGCGGGTTAGTGAGCTTAATCCAGAATTAAACACAACTCAGTTTGCAGACTATCACGGACACGGCTGGAACTTTAGAGCGGTATATAAGCGCGATCGCAAGGGGCATCTACTCGATAAGGATGGCAAGCTAGTATCTTTCGAGGATCCTAATAAATTCAAAAAAGCTGTGCACCTAAAAGATATCCATGTTGATTTTGGTATGCAGTGTGTTGATTGTCACTTTGGGCAGGATACGCACGGGGATGGTAATATCTACGGAGAGGTAGCGCAGGCAGTAGAGATCGGGTGCGAGGATTGTCACGGTGATCTAACTAAACGCGCAACCCTTAAAACCTCTGGACCTGCGGCACCTGCGGGTGGAAACGATCTCGCCGTTAAGCGCACTCCGTGGGGAGAGAGCCAGTTTGCTTGGCTAGATAATCAGCTCTATCAACGCTCGATGGTTACAAAGGGCATGCAGTGGCGCGTTAAGCAGGTCAGGGATTCCGTAGATCCAGAGAGTCGTGATTATAATAAACGGGCCGCCGACGCGAAGCTAGTTATGAAGCTCACAGAGGGGGCTGAAACCTACAAGATCGCAGCAGCACAGCAGGGAACTAAGCCTGGATTTGAATCAAAGCTCGCACACCCCAATAGCGAGATGGCGTGTTTCGCCTGCCATAGCTCGTGGACCACGGCGTGCGGGGGATGTCACCTTCCTATACAGGCTAACTGGAAGAGTAAGGTCAATCACTATGAGGGCAAGGAGACCCGCAACTGGGCGAGTTACAATCCACAGGTAGCGCGTGACGATATGTATCAACTTGGACGGCACGGCCCTGCCAAGAACGGCAAGATAGTGCCGGTGCGTTCATCGAGCGCACTTATTCTAAGCTCCGTCGATGCTAATCGACAGAAGGTCTACTTCCAGCAACCCCCCACATCGGGTGGTGGCTACAGCTCACAGGCCTTTGCTCCACATTTTCCCCATACGGTGCGTACCACCGAGACCAAGGGGTGTAAGGATTGTCATATCTCTAAAGATAACGACAACAACGCCATCATGGCGCAGCTTCTTCTCTTAGGAACTAACTTCGTTAATTTCATGGGGTACTATACCTGGGTTGCTACGAGTGAGCAGGGCGTGGCTGGGGTTCAGGTGACTGAGTGGGAGGAGCCGCAGGCAGTGATCGGAAGTTACCTACAACGCTACGCCTATCCGGACTACTTTAAGGCGCACCAGGAGAGGGGGCTTGAGCTGCAGGAGAGCCATGAACACCACGGCGTTGATGGTAACACCCGCGCTATTCAGCTTCGTGGAGAGTACCTATATACGGCAGCGGGGCAGGATGGTCTGCGCGTTTATGACGTT
- a CDS encoding heme-binding protein has translation MSHKSFLGILTSLAILSACGGSGGGSESGSGGSGGANFNCDGSCPNQSLSVADVTLILRQAVTATRSLGSAGTFSVVDRTGNVLALYQMQGAPLTTTINGQVGANGGLEGLVVQATLAAISKAGTGAYLSSQGNAFSSRTAGQIIQENYLPGQTSQPGGPLFGVQFSQLICGDVTLANGGAGPRPMPLGLSADPGGIPLYKNGDLVGGVGIEFDGLYTIDRDIQDYDDAPEERVALAASVSFEAPAQRVADNISLAGRSLRFSDISYSELETQAELDQLELASIKSEPSYTSGGIKAGTVFGTGGSGVANTVRAGIPVAVLIGRYPTRAGRALAGGVQLQVEEVDALLDSAILTANRTRAAIRTPRDTAARVSVFVVDQLGEPLGFIRSTDAPVFGIDVSLQKARAAAFISSADAGAKLAAGIPVNYATLFATFTGRSLDGSIAFANRSIGNLARPFFPDGINGSPNGPFSLPFPGTAPGVSWSVFNTGLSLDLVFGGLAGPIMHPGSVPGNCANSAAFGNRLRNGMQIFPGAVPLYRGGVLIGAIGVSGDGIDQDDLVAFYGASRRGLDYAGHTTTGDADLGFNAPLEMRADQIDLPQAQLRLRYVNCPEAPFIRDNEQNVCGEG, from the coding sequence ATGAGCCATAAAAGTTTTTTGGGCATACTAACCTCGCTTGCCATACTTTCAGCATGTGGGGGTAGTGGTGGCGGTAGTGAATCCGGGAGCGGCGGTTCAGGTGGAGCCAACTTTAATTGCGATGGAAGCTGCCCTAATCAATCCCTCTCAGTAGCCGATGTAACCCTTATTCTAAGGCAGGCCGTTACCGCCACCCGTAGCCTTGGCTCCGCAGGAACATTCTCCGTCGTTGATCGGACCGGAAACGTGCTCGCCCTTTATCAGATGCAGGGTGCACCGCTAACCACAACGATTAATGGCCAGGTGGGGGCGAATGGAGGACTTGAGGGGCTCGTTGTTCAGGCAACGCTTGCTGCGATCTCAAAAGCCGGCACTGGGGCGTATCTCAGCAGTCAGGGAAACGCCTTCTCGAGCAGAACAGCGGGCCAGATTATTCAGGAGAACTACCTTCCCGGTCAGACTAGCCAGCCCGGTGGTCCGCTCTTTGGGGTTCAGTTTTCACAACTGATCTGTGGGGATGTTACCCTCGCTAACGGTGGGGCCGGTCCGCGTCCTATGCCGCTTGGGCTCTCGGCCGATCCTGGAGGGATTCCGCTCTATAAAAACGGAGATCTAGTTGGTGGCGTAGGAATTGAATTCGATGGGCTCTATACTATAGACCGAGATATCCAAGACTACGACGATGCCCCCGAGGAGCGCGTGGCGCTGGCAGCAAGTGTTAGCTTTGAGGCCCCAGCGCAACGTGTAGCTGATAATATATCGCTCGCGGGGCGCTCGCTCCGCTTCTCTGACATTAGTTACTCTGAGCTAGAGACACAGGCGGAGCTTGATCAGCTTGAGCTAGCTTCCATTAAATCAGAGCCCTCGTATACCTCAGGTGGTATTAAGGCAGGTACTGTTTTTGGAACGGGGGGCTCCGGAGTTGCCAACACGGTTCGCGCCGGTATTCCCGTCGCTGTGCTAATCGGACGGTACCCTACGCGCGCAGGGCGCGCGCTAGCTGGCGGCGTGCAGCTTCAGGTGGAAGAGGTTGACGCGCTCCTTGATTCTGCAATCTTAACGGCGAACCGTACGCGCGCCGCTATCCGTACCCCACGCGATACCGCGGCAAGGGTCTCGGTCTTCGTCGTTGATCAGCTTGGAGAACCGCTTGGATTTATTCGTTCAACGGATGCGCCGGTCTTTGGTATCGATGTCTCGCTTCAAAAAGCGCGTGCTGCAGCCTTTATAAGCTCCGCTGATGCTGGAGCGAAGCTCGCTGCGGGAATCCCTGTAAACTATGCGACACTCTTTGCTACATTTACGGGGAGGAGTCTCGATGGTTCGATAGCTTTTGCTAATCGCTCGATCGGAAACTTGGCGCGCCCATTCTTTCCCGATGGAATTAATGGCAGTCCCAACGGGCCGTTCTCTCTACCATTTCCAGGCACAGCACCCGGAGTGAGTTGGAGCGTATTTAATACCGGACTCTCGTTAGACCTTGTATTTGGCGGATTAGCTGGGCCTATTATGCACCCAGGCTCTGTTCCAGGGAACTGTGCTAATAGCGCTGCCTTTGGGAACCGACTAAGAAACGGCATGCAGATCTTCCCGGGCGCTGTGCCCCTTTATCGAGGAGGTGTGCTGATAGGCGCTATAGGGGTGAGTGGAGATGGAATTGATCAGGACGATCTCGTTGCGTTCTACGGCGCAAGTCGTCGTGGGCTAGATTATGCTGGACATACAACTACTGGAGATGCCGATCTCGGATTTAATGCGCCGCTAGAGATGCGCGCCGATCAGATCGATCTGCCACAAGCGCAGCTTCGATTACGCTATGTGAACTGCCCCGAGGCGCCGTTCATTAGGGATAACGAGCAGAACGTCTGTGGTGAGGGATAA
- a CDS encoding FHA domain-containing protein — protein sequence MIFRYVQEKQNLNGSTERLATDYAQSELVLGRGGDSHLIFLSKRVSLVHAKFIWKAGREAGSLQVLDLGSLAGVRVNGSRVAQTALQDNDLIQLGDIELRIRIADDDVVELIHIIKPVEEGKQHEDGSKLLKSLRVESYLPSMRGLIWGVTLVCTGILFVFPLSSKRMESWSSGPISNSHKLIEADCKKCHAEPFMQVQDRECLSCHAMTEHAKGIESFNQHHPELKSRCGECHIEHEGDRGLISHDPGFCVSCHADMTGLKTDATVENVASFANHPQFRINVTDTSGVTSRVSLDDTVKAVDSSQIKLNHEVHLKAGLRGKDGPLTLECNACHELNANFKRLKPISFDKHCRDCHSLGFDEQLPNVEVPHGDSEAIYPALFTEYTKLLLLKDGQGLPETSNEMQRRIPDGAVTEASPELPVNIELIAQSARTAERELFTKTGCFLCHTYSEKLEAERSDTNSHYTVVKPNIPEVWFTAARFSHGAHEEFSCESCHDKTRTSTKTTDLLIPGKKLCQECHAQEQRVGFVKSGCVECHSYHDALGFPEQRKQDIVEFLHGLTR from the coding sequence ATGATATTTAGGTACGTTCAAGAAAAACAGAATCTAAACGGATCGACTGAGCGCTTAGCGACAGACTATGCACAGAGTGAGTTGGTGCTTGGTCGTGGCGGGGATTCGCACCTTATATTTCTCAGCAAGCGGGTCTCCCTAGTTCACGCCAAGTTTATCTGGAAGGCAGGGAGGGAGGCAGGAAGCCTGCAGGTCTTAGATCTGGGCTCTCTGGCCGGGGTGCGAGTTAACGGCAGCCGCGTTGCGCAAACAGCGCTACAGGATAACGATCTTATTCAACTAGGAGATATAGAGCTACGCATACGGATAGCAGACGACGACGTTGTTGAGTTGATACATATTATTAAGCCGGTAGAGGAGGGTAAGCAGCACGAGGATGGCTCAAAGCTGCTTAAGAGCCTTAGGGTTGAGTCGTATCTACCGAGCATGAGGGGTTTAATATGGGGAGTTACTCTAGTCTGCACCGGAATACTCTTTGTGTTTCCGCTCAGCTCCAAGAGGATGGAGTCGTGGAGTAGTGGCCCGATCTCAAACTCACATAAGCTGATAGAAGCCGACTGTAAAAAATGTCACGCCGAGCCTTTTATGCAGGTGCAGGATAGGGAGTGTTTGAGCTGCCATGCGATGACTGAACATGCTAAGGGAATAGAGAGCTTTAATCAGCACCATCCGGAGCTCAAATCACGTTGCGGCGAATGTCATATTGAGCACGAAGGTGACCGCGGTCTGATATCGCACGATCCGGGGTTCTGTGTAAGTTGTCATGCAGATATGACCGGTTTAAAAACTGATGCAACGGTTGAGAATGTTGCTAGCTTTGCTAACCACCCGCAGTTTCGAATTAACGTTACGGATACTAGTGGAGTGACCTCTAGGGTGAGTTTGGATGATACTGTTAAGGCAGTGGATAGTTCGCAGATTAAGCTTAATCACGAGGTGCACTTAAAAGCAGGGCTTCGGGGCAAGGATGGTCCGCTAACGCTAGAGTGTAACGCCTGCCACGAGCTAAACGCTAACTTTAAGAGACTTAAACCTATTAGTTTTGACAAGCATTGTCGTGATTGTCACTCACTAGGCTTTGATGAGCAGTTACCCAACGTAGAGGTTCCGCATGGGGATTCTGAGGCGATTTATCCCGCACTCTTTACCGAGTATACGAAGCTGCTCCTGTTAAAAGATGGTCAGGGCTTACCTGAGACCTCAAACGAAATGCAGCGACGCATTCCAGATGGCGCAGTAACTGAGGCATCTCCTGAGTTGCCGGTTAACATAGAGCTGATTGCACAGAGTGCCCGAACAGCCGAGCGCGAGCTATTCACTAAAACTGGGTGCTTTTTGTGTCATACATATTCTGAGAAGCTAGAGGCTGAACGTTCCGACACCAACTCGCACTATACGGTAGTAAAACCGAATATCCCTGAGGTCTGGTTTACGGCAGCTCGCTTTAGCCACGGGGCGCATGAGGAGTTTAGCTGCGAGTCGTGTCACGATAAGACCCGCACCTCCACTAAAACGACAGATCTGTTGATCCCAGGTAAGAAGCTCTGCCAGGAGTGCCACGCCCAGGAGCAGCGAGTCGGCTTCGTTAAGTCGGGGTGCGTCGAGTGTCACTCCTACCACGATGCTCTTGGGTTTCCAGAGCAAAGGAAGCAAGATATCGTTGAGTTTCTGCACGGATTAACCAGATAG
- a CDS encoding cyclic nucleotide-binding domain-containing protein, producing MPQHFEIAIIGAGPAGIAAATSAAFHKIPHILFEKSQIANTIYDYQLRKYVMAEPQRLPLRARCRFDAGSREKVLEEFQHDLEQHQVNLIRAEVNKLEKVGELFEIHYQGTLCTAKQVVLTIGVQGSPRKLGVPGDDLAHIAYTLADPQAFSAKNIIVVGAGDAAIENALALANTNTVSLVNRGDGFARAKDANAKLILSAIAKGIVRCFYDATVARVELGTTFIDTPEGEVSVPCDHIIARLGSIPPRKFLESIGVALPNAEPTALPVVNERYESNVAGLYILGALIGYPLIKQAINQGYEVIEHIRGEPVEPADQAMLEERFAHLPGAFQQNFPKITQNLPLFKELSVPQMREMAIDSTLHLQGPGDIIFLKNDYSDSFWSVISGSVEIEIDPTHKVKLSQGQFFGEMGLLSGRRRVATVRAAEVGTLLLETPRKQMLKLIASINSVKRALDELFMLRALRLSIFPEVPLSFLEVLVTKAKMKSFKRGEVLFKEGDIGEALYVIRKGSVKVSRFNHNGVDVAQTYVPAGRFVGEMAVIMEAPTARSATVTAAVACDTIVLQKGDVLELLAEFPDVKRSIVQIADQRKIQNTMLNLNEESGAMLDFMMKEGLSDAENVLLIDSDLCIGCDHCEAACAATHNGYSRLDRKGGKSFASIQVPISCRHCENPLCMLDCPPDALTRLPNGEIVIRDSCIGCGNCVSNCPYGVIMMVYDDTSKGFSLLEMLGLKKKVKGPAKAAKCDMCYELSGGPACVRACPTGAAMRVNSTKLMQIVSSKRE from the coding sequence ATGCCACAACACTTTGAAATCGCCATTATTGGAGCCGGTCCTGCTGGAATTGCAGCGGCAACTAGCGCCGCTTTTCATAAGATACCCCATATTCTGTTTGAGAAGAGCCAGATAGCAAACACTATCTACGATTATCAGCTGCGTAAGTACGTAATGGCCGAACCGCAGAGGCTCCCCCTTAGAGCGAGATGCCGTTTTGATGCAGGGAGTCGGGAAAAGGTGCTTGAGGAGTTTCAGCACGACCTTGAGCAACACCAGGTTAATCTGATCAGGGCCGAGGTTAATAAACTTGAAAAGGTTGGGGAGCTCTTTGAGATCCACTACCAGGGCACACTATGCACAGCAAAACAGGTAGTTCTTACGATAGGCGTGCAGGGCTCCCCGAGAAAGCTAGGAGTTCCTGGGGACGATCTGGCGCATATCGCCTATACGCTCGCCGATCCGCAGGCCTTTAGCGCTAAAAATATCATCGTTGTTGGAGCCGGTGATGCCGCTATCGAGAATGCACTTGCACTGGCTAACACAAATACCGTGTCACTCGTTAATCGTGGTGACGGATTTGCGCGTGCTAAGGATGCCAATGCAAAGCTTATCCTGAGCGCTATCGCTAAGGGGATAGTTCGCTGCTTCTACGACGCTACGGTGGCGCGCGTAGAGCTAGGGACCACCTTCATTGATACCCCCGAGGGGGAGGTTTCAGTTCCGTGCGACCATATAATAGCTCGGCTTGGATCTATCCCCCCCAGAAAATTCCTTGAGTCTATAGGGGTAGCCCTTCCCAACGCAGAGCCAACGGCACTTCCGGTCGTAAACGAGCGCTATGAATCAAATGTAGCGGGCCTCTATATTCTGGGAGCTTTGATCGGGTATCCCCTAATTAAGCAGGCGATCAACCAAGGCTATGAGGTTATAGAGCATATTCGAGGCGAGCCGGTGGAGCCCGCAGATCAAGCTATGCTTGAGGAGCGATTCGCGCATCTGCCCGGGGCCTTTCAGCAGAACTTCCCGAAGATTACACAAAATCTTCCGCTCTTTAAGGAGCTCAGTGTTCCACAGATGCGAGAGATGGCGATTGACTCTACCCTGCACCTGCAGGGCCCAGGCGATATTATATTCCTAAAGAATGACTACAGCGACTCATTCTGGAGCGTTATCTCTGGAAGCGTTGAGATTGAGATCGATCCAACACATAAGGTAAAGCTCTCGCAGGGGCAGTTCTTTGGAGAGATGGGACTACTCTCCGGGCGTAGGCGTGTTGCAACCGTTCGGGCGGCTGAGGTAGGCACACTCTTACTTGAGACGCCCCGTAAGCAGATGCTTAAACTGATCGCATCGATCAACTCGGTTAAGCGCGCCCTGGATGAACTCTTTATGTTACGCGCCCTGCGGCTCTCGATCTTTCCCGAGGTGCCCCTCTCGTTCCTTGAGGTGCTCGTTACGAAAGCCAAGATGAAGAGCTTCAAGAGGGGCGAGGTGCTCTTTAAGGAGGGCGATATCGGCGAGGCGCTCTACGTAATTCGCAAAGGGTCCGTTAAGGTTTCGCGCTTTAATCACAACGGTGTTGATGTGGCGCAGACCTATGTGCCAGCAGGTCGATTTGTTGGTGAGATGGCGGTGATCATGGAGGCTCCAACAGCGCGCTCCGCTACGGTTACTGCCGCAGTGGCATGCGATACAATAGTTCTTCAAAAGGGCGATGTACTTGAACTACTAGCGGAGTTTCCCGATGTTAAACGCAGCATCGTACAGATAGCGGATCAGAGAAAGATACAGAACACGATGTTGAATTTGAATGAGGAATCGGGCGCGATGCTTGATTTTATGATGAAGGAGGGACTCTCAGATGCCGAGAACGTGCTCCTGATAGACTCAGACCTATGTATCGGATGCGATCACTGCGAAGCTGCCTGCGCCGCAACTCACAATGGATATAGTAGGCTTGATCGCAAAGGTGGCAAGAGCTTCGCCTCTATTCAGGTTCCGATCTCATGCCGCCACTGCGAGAATCCACTCTGCATGCTCGATTGTCCACCAGACGCTCTGACCCGGCTGCCAAATGGGGAGATCGTAATCCGTGATTCATGTATCGGTTGTGGTAACTGCGTAAGCAACTGCCCGTACGGAGTTATTATGATGGTCTATGACGATACGAGCAAAGGGTTCTCGTTGCTAGAGATGCTTGGCTTAAAAAAGAAGGTGAAGGGACCTGCCAAGGCCGCCAAGTGCGATATGTGTTACGAACTAAGCGGTGGGCCGGCATGCGTCAGGGCCTGTCCAACCGGAGCGGCGATGCGCGTCAACTCTACAAAATTAATGCAGATAGTTAGCTCAAAGAGGGAATAG
- a CDS encoding multiheme c-type cytochrome yields the protein MLVKRLYIIALFSWLAAVPCLPLLAEPGAVKQGAKYLGTGSCSSSNCHGSAHPLKGSDVLQNEYYTWTKHDQHSRAYSNLISPDARRMTSLLGLSAPNKEPLCLSCHTTYVPEQSRRGERFQIEDGVSCESCHGAAENWLESHAVTGATHKENLAHGLTDIAQLSQRATLCLSCHYGDEEKRVTHDLYGAGHPRLSFELDTFGILQPRHWVVDQDYIKRKSQYVPLLAWFAGQSTHAQSLIKMLQSQARTMDGALPELALFDCFSCHHSLAEQQWKHQTYGGKPGQLQINLAPLLMLQWSLKALDPKLAATLGEQVAILHTSDGTAASQEALTQLTELLTKQVQPLILSAPVDYQLCKGVLQQLSLFAVTTPFPKYEVAEQIGMGIQATLASSSQLAKEYKSELDKLFKTLSQPTNFKSERFTAAATKLQRSIR from the coding sequence ATGCTCGTAAAACGTCTTTACATTATCGCCCTGTTTAGCTGGCTGGCTGCCGTTCCATGCCTGCCGCTCTTAGCTGAGCCAGGCGCTGTAAAACAGGGCGCAAAATACCTTGGAACAGGCTCGTGCTCATCCTCTAACTGTCACGGCAGCGCCCATCCATTAAAGGGCTCAGATGTTCTACAAAATGAATACTATACCTGGACCAAGCACGACCAACATTCTAGGGCCTATAGCAACCTAATAAGCCCTGATGCCAGGCGTATGACGTCCCTCCTCGGCCTTAGTGCGCCAAACAAGGAGCCGCTCTGTCTTAGTTGTCACACGACCTATGTTCCAGAGCAGTCTAGGCGGGGTGAGAGGTTTCAGATTGAGGATGGCGTTTCATGTGAGTCGTGTCACGGCGCAGCTGAAAATTGGCTTGAATCACATGCGGTCACAGGCGCCACCCATAAAGAGAATCTAGCACACGGATTAACCGATATCGCACAGCTCAGTCAACGTGCGACCCTCTGCCTCTCCTGCCACTACGGAGACGAAGAGAAGCGCGTCACGCACGACCTCTACGGAGCGGGGCATCCGCGCCTTAGCTTTGAGCTCGACACCTTCGGAATACTTCAACCGAGGCACTGGGTCGTGGATCAGGACTATATAAAGCGCAAATCTCAGTACGTGCCGTTGCTAGCGTGGTTCGCCGGACAGTCAACTCATGCGCAGAGTCTGATAAAGATGCTCCAATCTCAAGCCAGAACGATGGACGGCGCATTGCCGGAGCTTGCCTTGTTTGACTGTTTTTCATGTCACCATAGCCTCGCTGAGCAGCAGTGGAAGCACCAGACATACGGGGGCAAGCCTGGCCAACTGCAGATTAATCTTGCTCCTCTTCTTATGCTACAGTGGTCGCTAAAGGCCTTGGATCCAAAGCTCGCAGCTACCCTTGGGGAGCAGGTAGCTATCCTGCATACATCAGATGGAACGGCAGCCTCACAGGAGGCGCTCACACAACTTACAGAGCTTCTTACCAAGCAGGTGCAACCGTTAATCTTATCTGCACCAGTTGACTACCAACTGTGCAAAGGGGTTTTGCAGCAACTGAGTTTATTCGCCGTAACGACCCCCTTTCCAAAGTATGAGGTAGCAGAGCAGATCGGTATGGGAATTCAGGCCACCCTAGCCTCCTCTTCACAGCTCGCTAAGGAGTATAAGTCGGAGCTCGACAAGCTCTTTAAAACCCTTTCGCAACCAACGAACTTTAAGAGTGAGCGCTTTACGGCAGCAGCAACTAAGCTGCAGCGCTCGATTCGATAA